One window of the Lepeophtheirus salmonis chromosome 7, UVic_Lsal_1.4, whole genome shotgun sequence genome contains the following:
- the LOC121121466 gene encoding G2/mitotic-specific cyclin-B, which translates to MATQRSLRSNVDNLDGVRGGKNILGPSKEGSRNVLGNIGNMVPNTRSRATSLKGDNYAITKPERALHRQKATSSLDILKPVPMETNLVIPEAEVPVFTAYSALAVDDIDKDDVNDPQMVTEHVNDVYMYLRQLERSQDIRQNYLQGSSITPKMRSVLIDWLVDVHQQFSLLQETLYLTVCIIDRYLQEEGGNTQKKILQLIGVSAMFIASKYEEMYSPEIRDFVFITDNTYTEHQIRTMEIKMLKTLNFELGRPLPLHFLRRNSKAGFVNAKIHSLAKFIMELSIVEYKMAHIYPSMLAAAALAYSIRVFDEDEDSYLEDLWTPTLVHYSSYTLEEILPFVKELAKLVQKVVNSPQDAKLMQVRKKYTSRKLMSIAQNPHLKSSVAVKLAE; encoded by the coding sequence ATGGCCACTCAGAGGAGCTTGCGGTCTAATGTGGATAATTTAGATGGAGTTCGAGGCGGAAAGAATATTTTGGGGCCCTCTAAGGAAGGGAGTCGTAATGTTCTGGGGAATATTGGGAACATGGTTCCCAACACGCGGAGCCGTGCGACTTCTTTGAAGGGGGATAATTATGCCATCACAAAGCCAGAGAGGGCATTGCATCGGCAGAAGGCTACCTCTTCCTTGGATATATTGAAGCCAGTGCCCATGGAAACAAATTTGGTGATTCCTGAGGCAGAAGTACCCGTTTTTACAGCATATTCTGCTTTGGCTGTAGATGACATTGACAAAGATGACGTAAACGATCCTCAAATGGTAACGGAGCATGTGAATGATGTGTACATGTACTTGAGACAGTTGGAACGGTCTCAAGATATCCGGCAAAACTATCTGCAAGGAAGCAGCATCACGCCTAAGATGCGAAGTGTACTCATCGATTGGCTCGTGGACGTGCATCAGCAGTTCAGTCTCCTCCAGGAAACTCTGTATCTCACCGTGTGCATCATTGATCGCTACTTGCAGGAAGAGGGTGGAAACACGCAGAAGAAGATCCTTCAACTCATCGGAGTGTCTGCTATGTTCATTGCCTCAAAGTACGAGGAAATGTACTCCCCTGAAATACGCGACTTTGTCTTCATCACGGATAACACATACACGGAGCACCAAATCAGAACCATGGAAATCAAAATGCTTAAGACTCTCAATTTTGAGCTTGGAAGACCCCTTCCCCTTCACTTCCTACGCCGTAATAGTAAAGCTGGTTTTGTGAACGCAAAAATACATTCTTTGGCTAAGTTCATTATGGAGCTTAGTATCGTGGAGTATAAGATGGCTCACATATATCCTTCCATGTTGGCAGCAGCTGCTCTAGCTTACTCGATTCGAGTATTTGATGAAGATGAAGATTCATATTTAGAAGACCTATGGACTCCAACTTTAGTTCATTACTCAAGCTACACTCTTGAAGAAATCCTTCCTTTTGTTAAGGAACTGGCTAAGCTTGTACAAAAAGTTGTTAACTCTCCCCAGGATGCAAAATTGATGCAAGTAAGGAAAAAATACACAAGTAGAAAATTAATGTCAATCGCTCAAAATCCACATCTTAAATCTTCGGTTGCTGTCAAGCTCGCCGAATAA
- the LOC139906078 gene encoding zinc finger MYM-type protein 1-like: MGTVQILYNFIEGSPKRSAIYKSGKITSKDEEHAKVMTLKNQSATRWSLRYDAVHDVSLGMVRIMKTLIIMRKDKDTLSSSTATSLLNSIFSHEFVFGIELLKTLLRHTYSLSDELQGRKVDLTKARKHVNLVIRTLEDLKNEKIFESIWKLAELKSSEMKSVFDQEDSIDLEFKEAKIPRRIKWKGTTESYFCETHFDVAINKIVLELESRFATDDTNITMDLIAIVNDSEVETCVIERVAKHYRLELEQLQSDHAIFQQFKADIDTEDMVSSQIAAELISSGVLRLMPELYKVIVILASMPISSCEAERSFSCLRRLKNHMRTTMDQERLSSLTLLNMDRVMVDKVLHEDMDSLIDTFASRKERKNFFF; the protein is encoded by the exons atggggacagtacaaattttatacaacttcattgaagggtcaccaaagaggtcagcaatctacaagtcggggaagataacaagtaaagatgaggagcatgccaaggtgatgaccctgaagaaccagtctgctacccgctggagtctccgctacgatgctgtacacgatgtatctctagggatggtcagaatcatgaagaccctcataataatgagaaaagataaagatacattgtctagttcaacagcaacttctctgctcaacagcatctttagtcatgaatttgttttcggcattgaactgttgaagacactcctcagacacacatatagcttgtcagatgaacttcaaggcagaaaggttgacctaacaaaggcccggaaacacgtcaacctagtgattaggactcttgaagatcttaagaatgagaaaatctttgaatcaatctggaaacttgctgagttgaagtcgtctgagatgaaatcagtatttgaccaggaggactcaattgatttggaattcaaggaggcgaagattccaaggagaataaagtggaaaggaacaactgaatcctacttctgtgaaacacatttcgatgttgcaatcaataagattgtattagagcttgagagcagatttgccactgacgatacaaacatcacaatggatctcatcgcaatcgtcaatgacagtgaagtggagacctgtgtcattgagcgtgtcgccaagcactacagacttgaactcgagcagctccagtcagaccatgcaatcttccagcaattcaag gcagatattgacacagaagacatggtttcgtcacaaattgctgcggagttaataagctcgggagtgctccgcctgatgccggaactgtacaaggtgatcgttatcctggcctcaatgcccatcagcagctgtgaggcggagcggtcattctcctgtctcagaaggctcaagaaccacatgaggaccaccatggaccaagagaggctctcctccctcaccctcttgaacatggacagggtgatggtggacaaggtgctccatgaagacatggacagtttgattgacacctttgcgtcaaggaaagagaggaaaaacttcttcttctaa